In one Sphingomonas sp. S1-29 genomic region, the following are encoded:
- a CDS encoding ABC transporter ATP-binding protein, whose translation MNELRSDQTASAADTREGDPIICVRGLKNAFGEQVVHENLDLDVRRGEIIGVVGGSGTGKSVLMRSIIGLQHPVEGQIEVFGETTLDREETEAVEIRKRWGVLFQGGALFSTLTVSENVQVPIKEFYPRIDRTLLAEIASYKVVMTGLSADAGPKYPSELSGGMKKRAGLARALALDPELLFLDEPTAGLDPIGAAAFDELTKSLQRTLGLTVFLITHDLDTLYAICDRVAVLADKKVIAVGTIPELLALDHPWIQEYFNGPRGRAAVDSAERADRKASMR comes from the coding sequence ATGAACGAGCTTCGTTCCGACCAGACCGCCAGCGCTGCAGACACGCGCGAGGGCGACCCCATCATCTGCGTACGCGGACTCAAGAACGCGTTCGGCGAACAGGTCGTCCACGAAAATCTCGACCTCGACGTGCGCCGCGGCGAGATCATCGGCGTGGTCGGCGGGTCGGGCACCGGCAAGTCGGTGCTGATGCGTTCGATCATCGGGCTGCAGCACCCGGTCGAGGGCCAGATCGAAGTCTTCGGCGAAACCACGCTCGACCGCGAAGAGACCGAGGCGGTCGAGATTCGCAAGCGCTGGGGCGTGCTGTTCCAGGGCGGCGCGCTGTTTTCGACGCTCACAGTGTCCGAAAACGTCCAGGTGCCGATCAAGGAATTCTATCCTCGGATCGATCGCACGCTGCTCGCCGAAATCGCATCGTACAAGGTGGTGATGACCGGGCTGTCGGCCGATGCCGGCCCCAAATATCCCTCCGAGCTGTCGGGCGGCATGAAGAAGCGCGCAGGGCTTGCCCGCGCGCTCGCGCTCGATCCCGAATTGCTGTTCCTCGACGAGCCCACCGCGGGGCTCGACCCGATCGGCGCCGCGGCGTTCGACGAACTCACCAAATCGCTCCAGCGCACCCTGGGGCTCACCGTATTCCTGATCACCCATGACCTCGACACGCTGTACGCGATCTGCGACCGCGTTGCGGTGCTGGCCGACAAGAAGGTCATCGCCGTGGGCACGATCCCCGAGCTGCTGGCGCTGGACCACCCTTGGATTCAGGAATATTTCAACGGGCCGCGCGGACGCGCAGCGGTCGACAGCGCCGAGCGGGCCGACCGCAAAGCGAGCATGAGGTAA
- a CDS encoding MlaD family protein → METRSNHVLVGAVVLILLLMLALFTVWLAQLSGGDEKEYDIFFKQAVDGVNKGSPVAFSGVPSGQVTDIALYVPDPQFVRVRIRVNSDVPILEGTTATIQGVGFTGVSQVALDGSVKGAPPLACPSEGASADCPFGVPTIPTKRGGLGAILNTAPLLLERISTLTERLTELLSDRNQESIAGILENTNRLSDALADRGPEIAATLAETQMAIRRAGVAAEQIGQLAATTNTVLAEDIRPVMANLNKTILSAQRSAESLDAAIGDARPGLQAFSKQTIPEVGQLVSDLRQMTEALSEVAEKVNRGGAGSLVGSPKLPDYEPK, encoded by the coding sequence ATGGAAACCCGATCGAACCACGTCCTCGTCGGCGCCGTCGTGCTGATCCTGCTGCTGATGCTGGCGCTCTTCACCGTTTGGCTCGCGCAACTGAGCGGCGGAGACGAGAAGGAGTATGACATCTTCTTCAAACAGGCCGTCGATGGCGTGAACAAGGGTTCGCCGGTCGCCTTTTCGGGCGTTCCCTCGGGCCAGGTCACCGACATCGCGCTATATGTGCCCGATCCGCAGTTCGTGCGCGTCCGCATCCGGGTGAACAGCGACGTGCCGATCCTCGAGGGCACCACCGCGACGATCCAGGGCGTCGGCTTCACCGGCGTCAGCCAAGTCGCACTCGATGGTTCGGTCAAGGGCGCACCGCCGCTTGCGTGCCCCAGCGAGGGAGCCTCGGCCGATTGCCCGTTCGGCGTGCCGACGATCCCTACCAAGCGCGGCGGGCTCGGCGCGATCCTGAACACCGCGCCGCTGCTTCTAGAGCGCATCTCGACGCTGACCGAGCGGCTGACCGAGCTGTTGTCCGATCGCAACCAGGAATCGATCGCGGGCATCCTCGAAAACACCAATCGCCTGTCCGATGCGCTGGCCGATCGCGGCCCCGAGATCGCCGCGACGCTTGCCGAGACGCAGATGGCGATCCGCCGCGCCGGGGTTGCCGCCGAACAGATCGGCCAGCTCGCCGCGACCACCAATACCGTGCTCGCCGAGGATATCCGCCCAGTGATGGCGAACCTCAACAAGACGATCCTCAGTGCGCAACGTAGCGCGGAATCGCTCGACGCAGCGATCGGCGATGCGCGGCCGGGGCTGCAGGCATTTTCGAAGCAGACCATTCCCGAAGTCGGCCAGCTGGTGTCGGACCTTCGCCAGATGACCGAAGCGCTTTCCGAGGTCGCCGAAAAGGTGAACCGCGGCGGTGCGGGCTCGCTGGTCGGCTCGCCCAAGCTGCCCGATTATGAACCCAAGTGA